A single window of Bacteroidota bacterium DNA harbors:
- the kdsB gene encoding 3-deoxy-manno-octulosonate cytidylyltransferase, translated as MNFIGIIPSRYASTRFPGKPLADIGGKMMIQRVYEQSSKVLPSVVVATDDQRIEQAVKNFGGKVVMTSPNHRSGTDRCCEAVKNFETLSGLTFDVVINIQGDEPFIHPEQIQELMSCFDDETTQIATLVKEVDENEEIFDVNLPKVILNKDSEAIYFSRSPIPYVRNVEQDKWMEKHTFFKHIGIYAYRLDILKKITQLPPSSLEIAESLEQNRWLENGYKIKVAETDYETVSVDTPDDIEKMKKLGLL; from the coding sequence ATGAATTTTATTGGAATCATACCTTCCCGATACGCTTCCACGCGTTTCCCGGGTAAACCTTTAGCTGACATCGGCGGCAAAATGATGATTCAGCGTGTTTATGAACAATCTTCAAAAGTTTTGCCATCGGTTGTGGTTGCTACAGATGACCAAAGGATTGAACAGGCTGTCAAAAATTTTGGCGGAAAGGTGGTCATGACCTCGCCCAATCACAGAAGCGGAACCGACCGTTGTTGCGAGGCTGTCAAAAATTTCGAAACCCTGTCGGGCCTGACTTTCGATGTGGTGATTAATATTCAGGGCGACGAGCCATTTATTCATCCCGAGCAGATCCAGGAACTGATGAGTTGTTTCGATGATGAAACCACTCAGATTGCCACTTTGGTTAAGGAAGTTGATGAAAACGAAGAAATTTTTGATGTTAACCTGCCCAAGGTCATTCTTAATAAAGATAGTGAAGCGATCTATTTCAGCCGTTCTCCAATTCCTTATGTGCGCAACGTGGAACAGGATAAATGGATGGAGAAGCATACATTTTTTAAGCATATTGGCATTTATGCGTACCGCCTTGATATTTTAAAGAAGATTACCCAATTGCCTCCTTCATCCCTGGAAATTGCCGAATCGCTTGAACAAAACCGCTGGCTTGAAAACGGGTATAAAATTAAAGTTGCTGAAACAGATTATGAAACAGTTTCAGTGGATACTCCGGATGATATTGAAAAAATGAAAAAACTGGGTTTGCTCTGA
- a CDS encoding sigma-54 dependent transcriptional regulator codes for MDTQKIKQRFNIIGNHIGLNRAIDIAVQVASTDLSVFITGESGTGKEVFPQIIHQFSARKHGQYIAVNCGAIPEGTIDSELFGHEKGSFTGAQETRKGYFEVADGGTIFLDEVAELPLSTQVRLLRVLETGEFLKVGSSKVQKTNVRVVTATNIDVPQAILAGKFREDLYYRLNTVPISIPALRERKEDIHLLFRKFALDFAEKYRMPTITLDGEAVRLLENFEWPGNVRQLKNITEQISVIEQKREINAETLLKYLPDYHSIKLPAIYNNHTVDQDTFASEREILYKILFDMKSDMNDLKKLVLDLMQKNSNQIDFQGNHSQIIKKLYDNVEPDLEKIENNHFNENNHFKINQSQNQNPNIQDTEEILEESLLIEDKEKELIRKALEKYQGKRRNAAEELGISERTLYRKIKEYKI; via the coding sequence ATGGATACACAGAAAATAAAACAACGCTTCAACATAATAGGGAATCATATTGGATTAAACAGGGCAATTGACATTGCCGTGCAGGTAGCCTCCACCGATTTGTCGGTTTTTATCACGGGTGAAAGCGGTACCGGCAAGGAAGTTTTTCCACAAATCATACATCAATTCAGTGCACGTAAACATGGCCAGTACATTGCAGTGAACTGTGGAGCAATTCCAGAAGGAACGATAGACTCCGAATTGTTTGGACATGAAAAGGGCTCCTTTACAGGTGCCCAGGAAACCAGAAAGGGATATTTTGAAGTGGCCGACGGGGGAACAATTTTTCTGGATGAAGTGGCCGAATTGCCATTATCAACGCAGGTAAGATTATTGAGGGTCTTGGAAACGGGCGAATTTCTTAAGGTAGGTTCATCAAAAGTCCAAAAAACCAATGTCAGGGTAGTTACAGCAACTAATATTGACGTGCCTCAGGCAATTTTAGCAGGAAAATTCAGAGAGGACTTATATTACCGGTTAAACACCGTACCTATTTCTATTCCTGCCCTTAGAGAAAGGAAAGAAGACATACACCTTCTGTTTAGAAAATTTGCCCTTGATTTCGCTGAAAAATACAGGATGCCTACCATCACTCTTGATGGCGAAGCGGTAAGGCTGCTTGAAAATTTTGAATGGCCGGGAAACGTCAGACAGTTGAAAAATATCACCGAACAAATTTCCGTAATAGAGCAAAAAAGAGAAATCAATGCGGAAACTCTCCTGAAATATCTGCCCGACTACCACAGCATAAAGCTTCCGGCCATATACAACAATCATACTGTGGATCAGGATACCTTTGCCTCGGAAAGGGAAATACTATACAAGATACTTTTCGATATGAAAAGTGATATGAATGATCTGAAAAAACTGGTACTTGACCTGATGCAAAAAAACAGCAATCAAATAGATTTCCAGGGAAATCATTCTCAAATCATAAAGAAGCTTTACGATAATGTAGAACCCGATCTTGAGAAAATTGAAAATAATCATTTTAATGAAAATAATCATTTTAAAATCAATCAAAGTCAGAACCAGAATCCCAATATCCAGGATACAGAGGAAATTCTTGAAGAATCCCTGTTGATTGAGGACAAGGAAAAAGAACTCATCAGGAAAGCCCTGGAAAAATACCAGGGGAAACGCCGCAATGCTGCTGAAGAATTAGGTATTTCAGAAAGGACTTTATACCGAAAAATTAAGGAATATAAAATATAA
- a CDS encoding LptE family protein, translating into MNTLRNCILFVFLAALSGCGCYSFTGATISPELKTISVQYFPNRALIVNPTFSQTFTEALKDKIRSQTSLKLVNGMGDCNFEGEVKDYSTSPVAITGSNQAAKNRLTVTIHVKFTNSKDSKLDYDTSFTRYEDYDSSLSLDQAEKSILTDIIDQLTEDIFNKAFVNW; encoded by the coding sequence ATGAACACTTTAAGAAACTGTATATTATTCGTTTTTCTGGCAGCATTGTCGGGATGCGGATGTTATTCCTTTACAGGAGCAACCATTTCCCCTGAGTTGAAAACCATCTCGGTACAATATTTTCCCAACAGGGCACTCATTGTTAATCCTACTTTTAGTCAGACTTTTACTGAAGCTTTAAAAGATAAAATCCGCTCACAGACCAGTCTGAAGTTGGTTAATGGCATGGGCGATTGTAATTTCGAAGGAGAAGTAAAGGACTACTCAACTTCACCGGTGGCAATTACAGGATCCAACCAGGCTGCCAAAAACCGGTTGACGGTTACCATACATGTTAAGTTTACAAACAGTAAAGACTCCAAACTTGACTATGATACAAGTTTCACCCGTTATGAAGATTACGACTCATCATTGAGCCTTGATCAGGCTGAAAAGTCTATTCTCACTGATATTATTGATCAACTTACTGAAGATATTTTCAATAAAGCTTTTGTAAATTGGTAA
- the secG gene encoding preprotein translocase subunit SecG produces MYILLISLIIVICILLILIVLVQNSKGGGLASNFSSSNQFMGVRKTADFLEKSTWTLGAALMILSMVATIIVPKAKEDTKSAIEDQINNISVPSQNVNFPTSSSQNAGAGKNQNAAQGSNAGSTNNPGATQPTGK; encoded by the coding sequence ATGTATATCCTATTAATTTCCTTGATTATTGTCATCTGCATTCTTTTAATTTTAATCGTTTTGGTTCAAAATTCAAAAGGTGGAGGTTTAGCGTCCAATTTTTCATCTTCTAACCAATTTATGGGAGTTAGAAAAACAGCTGATTTTCTTGAAAAATCAACATGGACTTTAGGTGCAGCTTTAATGATACTAAGTATGGTGGCTACAATTATAGTACCTAAAGCAAAAGAAGATACCAAATCGGCCATTGAAGATCAGATCAATAATATCTCCGTGCCAAGTCAAAACGTTAACTTTCCGACCTCATCTTCACAGAATGCCGGTGCAGGAAAAAATCAGAACGCTGCACAGGGTTCAAATGCAGGAAGCACAAATAATCCAGGGGCAACCCAACCAACAGGTAAATAA
- a CDS encoding co-chaperone GroES, with product MSELKIKPLADRVLVEPEAAEEKTASGIIIPDTAKEKPQKGTVVAVGAGTKDEKMEVKVGDKVLYGKYAGTEITVEDNDYLMMRQSDILAIV from the coding sequence ATGTCAGAATTAAAAATAAAACCCTTAGCTGATAGAGTTCTCGTTGAACCAGAAGCAGCAGAAGAAAAAACTGCAAGTGGAATTATTATTCCCGATACGGCCAAAGAAAAGCCACAAAAAGGCACAGTAGTAGCTGTTGGCGCTGGAACCAAAGATGAGAAAATGGAAGTTAAGGTTGGAGATAAGGTTCTTTACGGAAAATATGCCGGTACCGAAATAACCGTTGAAGATAATGATTATTTAATGATGCGTCAAAGTGATATTTTAGCTATCGTATAA